A part of Nitrospirota bacterium genomic DNA contains:
- the gatC gene encoding Asp-tRNA(Asn)/Glu-tRNA(Gln) amidotransferase subunit GatC codes for MNIAIEHLSRLARLSLTEEEKSVYGNQLDHILQYVEKLNELDTTGIEPTSHVISISNVMREDALRPSLDREVALMNAPDKTDAFYRVPKIIE; via the coding sequence ATGAACATTGCTATCGAGCATCTTTCGCGGCTTGCCCGCCTGTCGCTGACGGAAGAGGAAAAGTCGGTGTACGGGAACCAGCTCGACCATATCCTTCAGTATGTGGAAAAGCTTAATGAACTTGATACAACCGGTATTGAACCTACTTCTCATGTTATCTCGATCAGCAACGTCATGCGGGAGGATGCGCTCAGGCCCTCTCTGGACAGGGAAGTTGCCCTGATGAACGCGCCTGACAAGACAGACGCCTTTTACCGCGTGCCGAAGATAATAGAATGA
- a CDS encoding UvrD-helicase domain-containing protein, producing MQDLNPQQKQALEITDGPILVLAGAGSGKTRVITHKFAHLVKARKVSPDSVLAVTFTNKAANEMRERIRGLLGKEMKTSWIGTLHSQCSRVLRKDIKALGYGNDFSIYDEDDRCTLIRHILKEFKIYEALYKGVSSRMNLLKAALVGSEEFLSAGEGFGFDEKLAKVYVRYQDELKRSNAVDFDDLIMLTVKLFKEHPKILERYQEQFPYVLVDEFQDLNNAQYQLVKMMAQKNRNICAVGDDDQSIYKFRGADVKHILNFEKDFPKTRVVRLERNYRSTQNILDASHGVISMIADRKSKKLWTERGTGEMVNFCWLSSEEEEAKHIAKVIKELYLKGSYAFRDIGILYRVNLQSRAIEDALRESGLPYHIVGGVSFYQRKEVKDIIAYVRLVLNHGDNVSLRRIINTPARGIGAATLTKIENEAKKQSICLYDAIKNSIKGNGIIASTREKLSSFIALIDKLSSVHYKSAGDLLKAITDKVDCLGQLDEERKQNVIELIASGEGRDMEDFLDKVSLMSSPEQAAGGNLVSLMTLHNAKGLEFPVVFLSGMEEGLLPYFKSIGNPEEVAEERRLCYVGMTRAKDILFLSGARKRKLYSKLQEQEPSRFLKDLPKACCRWIEKISAPQTIKVVCDNRKKYDVRKTHVPFAAGCRVKHPVWGVGVVRDCYGDGEEQKVMVNFPQIGLKRLSLKMANLTKI from the coding sequence ATGCAAGATTTGAATCCCCAGCAAAAACAGGCACTGGAAATCACTGATGGTCCGATCCTTGTTCTGGCAGGCGCGGGTAGCGGGAAGACACGGGTCATCACCCACAAGTTCGCCCATCTTGTTAAAGCCAGGAAGGTGTCCCCGGATTCTGTCCTCGCGGTGACCTTTACGAACAAGGCTGCAAACGAGATGAGGGAGCGGATCAGGGGTCTGCTGGGCAAGGAAATGAAGACTTCCTGGATAGGCACGCTCCATTCGCAATGCAGCAGGGTGCTCCGCAAGGATATCAAGGCCCTTGGATATGGCAACGATTTTTCTATCTATGATGAAGATGACCGCTGCACGCTGATCAGACATATCCTCAAGGAGTTCAAGATTTATGAGGCGCTGTATAAGGGAGTTTCATCCCGCATGAACCTCCTGAAAGCGGCTCTTGTCGGGTCGGAGGAGTTTCTTTCTGCCGGTGAAGGGTTCGGTTTTGATGAAAAGCTCGCAAAGGTTTATGTGCGCTATCAGGATGAACTGAAACGTTCCAATGCCGTTGATTTTGATGACCTTATCATGCTCACCGTTAAGCTCTTTAAAGAGCATCCGAAGATACTTGAAAGATATCAGGAACAGTTCCCCTATGTGCTTGTTGATGAGTTCCAGGACCTGAATAATGCCCAATATCAGCTGGTAAAGATGATGGCCCAGAAGAACAGGAACATCTGCGCAGTCGGCGACGACGATCAGAGCATATACAAGTTCAGGGGTGCTGATGTGAAGCATATCCTTAATTTTGAAAAGGACTTTCCCAAGACCAGGGTCGTGCGGCTTGAAAGGAACTATCGCTCTACACAGAACATTCTTGATGCTTCCCATGGGGTCATTTCGATGATCGCCGACCGGAAGAGCAAGAAACTCTGGACTGAACGGGGTACCGGCGAAATGGTCAATTTCTGCTGGCTCAGTTCGGAAGAGGAAGAGGCAAAGCATATCGCCAAGGTCATCAAGGAACTTTATCTCAAAGGTTCGTACGCGTTCAGGGACATCGGTATCCTTTACCGCGTGAATCTTCAGTCACGTGCTATTGAAGACGCCCTTCGCGAGTCGGGGCTGCCCTATCATATTGTCGGCGGCGTCAGTTTTTATCAGAGAAAAGAGGTCAAGGATATCATTGCATACGTGCGCCTTGTGCTGAATCATGGGGATAATGTAAGCCTGAGAAGGATCATCAATACGCCCGCAAGAGGGATCGGTGCAGCTACCCTGACAAAGATCGAGAATGAGGCAAAGAAACAGTCTATCTGTCTTTACGATGCCATAAAGAACAGCATCAAAGGCAATGGTATTATTGCCTCTACCAGGGAAAAACTGAGCTCTTTTATTGCTCTCATCGATAAACTTTCCTCTGTCCATTACAAGAGCGCCGGCGATCTTCTCAAGGCGATCACGGACAAGGTCGATTGTCTTGGCCAGCTTGACGAAGAGAGAAAGCAAAATGTGATCGAACTTATCGCGTCCGGCGAAGGGCGGGACATGGAAGATTTTCTTGATAAGGTTTCGCTCATGTCCAGCCCTGAGCAGGCAGCCGGCGGAAACCTTGTTTCTCTTATGACACTTCACAATGCAAAGGGTCTTGAGTTTCCGGTGGTCTTTCTTTCCGGTATGGAAGAGGGACTTCTCCCCTATTTTAAATCGATCGGGAACCCTGAAGAGGTCGCTGAGGAACGGAGGCTCTGCTATGTCGGCATGACGCGGGCCAAGGATATCCTCTTCCTGTCCGGTGCACGGAAGAGGAAGCTCTATTCAAAGCTCCAGGAACAGGAGCCGTCGCGTTTTCTGAAGGATCTCCCCAAGGCGTGCTGCAGATGGATCGAGAAGATCTCTGCACCGCAGACGATCAAGGTTGTCTGCGATAACCGGAAAAAATATGACGTCAGGAAAACGCATGTCCCGTTTGCTGCCGGCTGCAGGGTCAAGCATCCTGTCTGGGGGGTGGGTGTTGTTCGGGACTGCTATGGGGACGGCGAGGAGCAGAAGGTCATGGTTAATTTCCCCCAGATCGGGCTGAAGAGACTGTCGCTGAAAATGGCTAATCTGACGAAGATCTGA